From one Dermacentor silvarum isolate Dsil-2018 chromosome 3, BIME_Dsil_1.4, whole genome shotgun sequence genomic stretch:
- the LOC119446668 gene encoding urease accessory protein UreG, translated as MSQESCTFLQASGALSGQGPGHGHNHGGPGGHTHELMDGPGNFTEREALRVRDDWDQRAFTVGVGGPVGSGKTALMLALCRKLREKHSVCAVTNDIFTREDWEFLCRNEALPEERMRAIETGGCPHAAIREDYSANMDSVRELTRRFRPELVLLESGGDNLAANFSRELADYIIYVIDVAGGDKIPRKGGPGITQSDLLVVNKTDLAEAVGADLAVMERDAARMRQGGPTLFCQAKHGVGVDEVVKLVLDSALQLGAPVKGTR; from the exons ATGTCCCAGGAGTCCTGCACCTTCCTCCAAG CTTCCGGTGCGCTGAGCGGCCAGGGGCCCGGACATGGCCACAACCATGGCGGACCCGGTGGCCACACGCACGAACTGATGGACGGGCCTGGCAACTTCACAGAGCGCGAGGCACTGCGCgtgagggacgactgggaccagCGCGCCTTCACCGTCGGCGTGGGCGGCCCCGTGGGCTCGGGAAAGACGGCGCTCATGCTGGCGTTGTGCCGAAAGCTGCGCGAGAAGCACAGTGTGTGCGCCGTCACCAACGACATCTTCACCAG GGAAGACTGGGAGTTCCTGTGCCGTAACGAGGCGCTGCCCGAAGAGCGCATGCGCGCTATCGAGACCGGAGGTTGTCCGCACGCTGCCATCCGTGAG GACTACTCGGCCAACATGGACTCCGTGCGGGAGTTGACGCGCCGCTTCCGGCCTGAGCTGGTGCTGCTGGAGAGTGGCGGCGACAACCTGGCGGCCAACTTCAGCCGCGAGCTGGCCGACTACATCATCTACGTGATCGACGTCGCCGGCGGTGACAAGATCCCGCGCAAGGGCGGACCGGGCATCACGCAGAGTGACCTGCTCGTCGTCAACAAGACCGACCTGGCCGAGGCCGTGGGCGCCGACCTGGCCGTCATGGAGCGAGACGCAGCGCGCATGCGCCAAGGGGGCCCGACTCTCTTCTGCCAGGCCAAGCATGGGGTCGGCGTTGACGAAGTAGTTAAACTCGTGCTCGACTCAGCGTTGCAGCTGGGGGCACCGGTCAAGGGCACGCGCTAG